A section of the Castanea sativa cultivar Marrone di Chiusa Pesio chromosome 12, ASM4071231v1 genome encodes:
- the LOC142619132 gene encoding uncharacterized protein LOC142619132 isoform X1, with the protein MMRNLVLKRFLHSSTSLTRSSSSTSNPFLPSSRCNAVSAPLAEEKAETVVFPRVGPGFSYGLNWALARKGVIVKDKAFLNLNYSELQKRGATIAESLSGFPVYVRGSVVGGSSEISKADFSKLLKQVTSHISSISDVFVHDGAIGSSPKCDAKVRVISDSPAAVLSLSNVLWKTTIRAVSHDSCPLTVYVASAISAGVGDTIGLGSQGTRGFIAADIERSSLVLCGKAFSDTNGIKEALAALSGPVISARGGLPLSARLLVSGDSVILLFASEETIQRCTDSLVSADAGVILSSQGVAPFFQSGKSSGSNLFKLPAAVILGSSDSSGIIPSVSKLSPGQAAYHFLAGYQDGKFTPAYSNGPSSSDPLELAKALLSKLQENQISSFLINVNEGEKSVNGKDLVKLVESTLSKNIPPFEVKGGDLQGKYKSFLSGKFQEIPEEFSF; encoded by the exons ATGATGAGGAATCTAGTTCTTAAACGATTCCTCCATAGCTCAACCTCACTCACTCGCTCCTCCTCCTCAACATCCAACCCTTTCTTGCCCTCCTCCCGATGC AATGCAGTTTCTGCCCCACTTGCTGAGGAGAAAGCTGAAACAGTTGTGTTTCCAAG GGTGGGCCCTGGATTTTCTTATGGTCTTAACTGGGCTTTGGCCAGAAAAGGCGTAATTGTGAAGGATAAAGCTTTTCTAAATTTGAACTATTCTGAACTACAAAAAAGGGGTGCAACCATTGCAG AGTCCTTGTCAGGATTTCCTGTTTATGTTAGAGGAAGTGTTGTTGGAGGATCTTCAGAAATTTCCAAGGCAGATTTTAGCAAACTTTTGAAACAG GTTACAAGTCACATATCATCCATCTCAGATGTTTTTGTTCATGATGGGGCTATTGGCTCATCACCAAAATGTGATGCAAAAGTTCGTGTAATAAGTGATAGTCCTGCTGCTGTATTATCACTGTcaaatgttctttggaagactACAATACGTGCGGTTTCACATGATTCTTGTCCTTTGACTGTTTATGTTGCCTCCGCTATAAG TGCAGGGGTGGGGGACACTATTGGTCTGGGATCTCAAGGAACTAGGGGATTTATAGCTGCTGATATTGAGCGATCATCACTCGTTTTATGTGGTAAAGCATTCTCAGATACAAATGGAATTAAAGAAGCACTAGCTGCCTTGTCTGGACCAGTAATATCTGCACGGGGAGGCCTTCCTCTATCTGCAAG GCTTCTAGTATCTGGTGATTCAGTGATTCTTTTGTTTGCATCCGAAGAAACCATTCAGAGGTGCACAGATTCCTTGGTGTCTGCAGATGCTGGTGTAATTCTTTCTTCTCAAGGTGTTGCACCATTTTTTCAAAGTGGAAAATCTAGTGGCTCGAATTTATTCAAGCTGCCAGCTGCTGTTATCCTTGGATCTTCTGATAG TTCTGGAATCATCCCTTCTGTATCAAAGCTCTCTCCTGGCCAAGCAGCTTATCACTTCCTAGCAGGCTATCAAGACGGGAAGTTCACTCCTGCATACAGCAACGGTCCTTCATCTAGTGACCCGTTAGAACTTGCAAAGGCTCTTTTGTCCAAG TTGCAAGAGAACCAAATCTCATCCTTCCTGATTAATGTTAACGAGGGGGAAAAGAGTGTAAATG GCAAGGATCTTGTTAAGTTAGTGGAATCAACTCTGTCCAAGAACATCCCCCCATTTGAAGTGAAAG GTGGAGATCTTCAAGGCAAGTACAAGAGCTTTTTATCTGGCAAATTTCAAGAAATACCTGAGGAATTCTCATTCTGA
- the LOC142619132 gene encoding uncharacterized protein LOC142619132 isoform X2: MQFLPHLLRRKLKQLCFQGVIVKDKAFLNLNYSELQKRGATIAESLSGFPVYVRGSVVGGSSEISKADFSKLLKQVTSHISSISDVFVHDGAIGSSPKCDAKVRVISDSPAAVLSLSNVLWKTTIRAVSHDSCPLTVYVASAISAGVGDTIGLGSQGTRGFIAADIERSSLVLCGKAFSDTNGIKEALAALSGPVISARGGLPLSARLLVSGDSVILLFASEETIQRCTDSLVSADAGVILSSQGVAPFFQSGKSSGSNLFKLPAAVILGSSDSSGIIPSVSKLSPGQAAYHFLAGYQDGKFTPAYSNGPSSSDPLELAKALLSKLQENQISSFLINVNEGEKSVNGKDLVKLVESTLSKNIPPFEVKGGDLQGKYKSFLSGKFQEIPEEFSF; the protein is encoded by the exons ATGCAGTTTCTGCCCCACTTGCTGAGGAGAAAGCTGAAACAGTTGTGTTTCCAAG GCGTAATTGTGAAGGATAAAGCTTTTCTAAATTTGAACTATTCTGAACTACAAAAAAGGGGTGCAACCATTGCAG AGTCCTTGTCAGGATTTCCTGTTTATGTTAGAGGAAGTGTTGTTGGAGGATCTTCAGAAATTTCCAAGGCAGATTTTAGCAAACTTTTGAAACAG GTTACAAGTCACATATCATCCATCTCAGATGTTTTTGTTCATGATGGGGCTATTGGCTCATCACCAAAATGTGATGCAAAAGTTCGTGTAATAAGTGATAGTCCTGCTGCTGTATTATCACTGTcaaatgttctttggaagactACAATACGTGCGGTTTCACATGATTCTTGTCCTTTGACTGTTTATGTTGCCTCCGCTATAAG TGCAGGGGTGGGGGACACTATTGGTCTGGGATCTCAAGGAACTAGGGGATTTATAGCTGCTGATATTGAGCGATCATCACTCGTTTTATGTGGTAAAGCATTCTCAGATACAAATGGAATTAAAGAAGCACTAGCTGCCTTGTCTGGACCAGTAATATCTGCACGGGGAGGCCTTCCTCTATCTGCAAG GCTTCTAGTATCTGGTGATTCAGTGATTCTTTTGTTTGCATCCGAAGAAACCATTCAGAGGTGCACAGATTCCTTGGTGTCTGCAGATGCTGGTGTAATTCTTTCTTCTCAAGGTGTTGCACCATTTTTTCAAAGTGGAAAATCTAGTGGCTCGAATTTATTCAAGCTGCCAGCTGCTGTTATCCTTGGATCTTCTGATAG TTCTGGAATCATCCCTTCTGTATCAAAGCTCTCTCCTGGCCAAGCAGCTTATCACTTCCTAGCAGGCTATCAAGACGGGAAGTTCACTCCTGCATACAGCAACGGTCCTTCATCTAGTGACCCGTTAGAACTTGCAAAGGCTCTTTTGTCCAAG TTGCAAGAGAACCAAATCTCATCCTTCCTGATTAATGTTAACGAGGGGGAAAAGAGTGTAAATG GCAAGGATCTTGTTAAGTTAGTGGAATCAACTCTGTCCAAGAACATCCCCCCATTTGAAGTGAAAG GTGGAGATCTTCAAGGCAAGTACAAGAGCTTTTTATCTGGCAAATTTCAAGAAATACCTGAGGAATTCTCATTCTGA